A single Stigmatopora argus isolate UIUO_Sarg chromosome 7, RoL_Sarg_1.0, whole genome shotgun sequence DNA region contains:
- the soul4 gene encoding heme-binding protein soul4 — protein sequence MALISLDDLEGLDEDEDVDVDAEEAQPMEEEEVEDGLLAHWRAVGRTHQVSVPAEMRGPIHEMAHNNQQREPVPFVPLSRQEKMGELMWEERSYPAGKWACVSYAEEFYEQSISKSFMKLMRFICKENSLGHHLGMTVPVVSTVTVSSDGRTLDKSVLTAFYLPAAHQEAPPQPSDPDVVVVHRDAFTAVAGAFFGTTTEETVTRHADLLREMLGPAAQSLRPDLYMVAVYENPGVPRRRNEIWFLRR from the exons ATGGCGTTGATCTCTTTGGACGACCTGGAGGGATTGGACGAAGACGAGGATGTCGACGTCGACGCCGAGGAGGCTCAGccaatggaggaggaggaggtggaggatggCCTGCTGGCTCATTGGCGGGCCGTGGGCCGAACGCATCAGGTCTCGGTGCCAGCAG AAATGAGAGGCCCCATCCACGAAATGGCGCACAACAACCAGCAGAGGGAGCCCGTCCCCTTCGTGCCGCTCTCTCGCCAGGAGAAG ATGGGCGAGCTGATGTGGGAGGAGCGCTCCTACCCGGCGGGCAAGTGGGCGTGCGTGAGCTACGCCGAGGAGTTTTACGAGCAGAGCATCTCCAAGAGCTTCATGAAGCTGATGAGATTCATCTGCAAGGAGAACTCGCTAG GTCACCACTTGGGCATGACGGTCCCGGTGGTGAGCACGGTGACGGTGTCGTCGGACGGCCGCACGTTGGACAAGAGCGTGCTGACCGCCTTCTACCTGCCCGCCGCCCATCAGGAGGCGCCGCCGCAGCCCAGCGACCCCGACGTGGTGGTGGTTCACCGAGACGCCTTCACCGCGGTGGCCGG GGCCTTCTTCGGGACCACCACCGAGGAGACGGTGACGCGGCACGCCGACCTCCTGCGGGAGATGCTGGGCCCGGCGGCGCAGAGCCTGCGCCCCGACCTCTACATGGTGGCCGTCTACGAGAACCCGGGCGTCCCGCGCCGACGCAACGAGATCTGGTTCCTGCGCCGCTGA